The Pecten maximus chromosome 11, xPecMax1.1, whole genome shotgun sequence genome has a segment encoding these proteins:
- the LOC117338493 gene encoding mucin-2-like has translation MSTLVKSPMSTLVEPPMSTVVEPPVATLVEPPMSTVVEPPMSTLVKSPMSTLVEPPMSTVADPSVSTVVKPPVSTVVQPPVSTVVEPLVTTVVEPPVTTVVEPPVSTVVEPPMSTLVKSPVSTVVEPPMSTLVEPPVSSHRAPGVHSRRAPGVHSRRAPDIFTRQVPGVHSRPAPGVHSRRAPMSTVVEPPMSTLVKPPVFTVVQPLVTTVVEPPMSTLVKSPMSTLVEPPMSTVADPSVSTVVKPPVTTVVEPPMSTVVEPPVSTVVEPPMFTVVEPPLSTVVEPPVSTVVEPPVTTVVEPPVSSRRAPGVHSRPGPGDHSRPAPRCLQSSSPR, from the coding sequence ATGTCTACACTCGTCAAGTCCCCGATGTCCACACTCGTCGAGCCCCCGATGTCCACAGTCGTCGAGCCCCCGGTGGCCACACTCGTCGAGCCCCCGATGTCCACAGTCGTCGAGCCCCCGATGTCTACACTCGTCAAGTCCCCGATGTCCACACTCGTCGAGCCCCCGATGTCTACAGTCGCCGATCCCTCAGTGTCTACAGTCGTCAAGCCCCCGGTGTCCACAGTCGTCCAGCCCCCGGTGTCTACAGTCGTCGAGCCCCTGGTGACCACAGTCGTCGAGCCCCCGGTGACCACAGTCGTCGAGCCCCCGGTGTCCACAGTCGTCGAGCCCCCGATGTCTACACTCGTCAAGTCCCCGGTGTCCACAGTCGTCGAGCCCCCGATGTCTACACTCGTCGAGCCCCCGGTTTCTAGTCATCGAGCCCCCGGTGTTCACAGTCGTCGAGCCCCCGGTGTCCACAGTCGTCGAGCCCCCGATATCTTCACTCGTCAAGTCCCCGGTGTCCACAGTCGTCCAGCCCCCGGTGTCCACAGTCGTCGAGCCCCGATGTCTACAGTCGTCGAGCCCCCGATGTCTACACTCGTCAAGCCCCCGGTGTTCACAGTCGTCCAGCCCCTGGTGACCACAGTCGTCGAGCCCCCGATGTCTACACTCGTCAAGTCCCCGATGTCCACACTCGTCGAGCCCCCGATGTCTACAGTCGCCGATCCCTCAGTGTCTACAGTCGTCAAGCCCCCGGTGACCACAGTCGTCGAACCCCCGATGTCTACAGTCGTCGAGCCCCCGGTGTCCACAGTCGTCGAGCCCCCGATGTTCACAGTCGTCGAACCCCCGTTGTCCACAGTCGTCGAGCCCCCGGTGTCTACAGTCGTCGAGCCCCCGGTGACCACAGTCGTCGAGCCCCCGGTGTCTAGTCGTCGAGCCCCCGGTGTTCACAGTCGCCCAGGCCCCGGTGACCACAGTCGTCCAGCCCCCCGGTGTCTACAGTCGTCCAGCCCCCGGTGA